The proteins below come from a single Candida albicans SC5314 chromosome 7, complete sequence genomic window:
- the MAC1 gene encoding Mac1p (Copper fist transcription factor; regulator of CTR1 copper transporter; induces CTR1 in low-copper conditions; required for copper regulation of SOD1 and SOD3; Spider biofilm induced), which produces MILIDDIKYACMECVRGHRSSSCKHHERPLLQVRSKGRPGVYANGNPNHRVAIFAEEIAKSDKPSTNGTKRCKSEPIIVLKASSKQVIDCSSGVIIGPYDETKTKPSTVEKRTPSPPIISDESFINTSACCTPKISKGKSCGCCNNKRKAVNKSKILQNYIKNKLNQKINNNETLVFMNKSHTTNNEQKEDHQLYGMVPVPSCSIPGTCCCDDACSCQGCVVHGNSKYQIPLPTSKQQVTDTTNPFENEEKFIFNSMPQTDKSDLFFNTISTSSNVPPADSSSECSCPPNACDCTNCETHGILNGFRLDDYFKDQSKLMNVLDFNFSELLGTIPEQPIPTEFMQPPSENTLLTSLSSENSFIPNQTKELSTQPPILPLDAQNVCNELDQLEPLVPSLQPCDKKATKWVNNRDTLEDVSDNRVKSCCSKKTK; this is translated from the coding sequence ATGATACTAATAGATGATATCAAATATGCTTGCATGGAATGTGTTAGAGGCCACAGATCGTCATCTTGCAAGCACCACGAACGTCCACTATTGCAAGTTCGCTCCAAGGGAAGACCAGGTGTTTATGCCAATGGGAACCCCAACCATCGTGTGGCCATATTTGCCGAAGAGATAGCCAAATCAGATAAGCCTTCGACAAATGGTACAAAGAGGTGTAAATCAGAACCAATAATAGTCCTAAAAGCCTCTTCAAAACAAGTCATAGATTGCAGTAGTGGGGTTATCATAGGACCCTACGATGagacaaaaacaaaacccAGCACAGTCGAAAAGAGGACCCCCCTGCCGCCCATAATAAGCGACGAAAGTTTTATCAATACATCTGCGTGTTGTACGcccaaaatatcaaaaggAAAATCATGTGGATGTTGCAACAATAAGAGAAAAGCAgtcaacaaatcaaaaatattacaaaattacatcaaaaacaaattgaaccagaagataaacaacaacgaaACATTGGTGTTTATGAATAAGTCCCATACTACGAATAACGAACAAAAGGAGGACCATCAACTATACGGGATGGTGCCCGTGCCTTCTTGTTCCATTCCTGGAACCTGTTGTTGTGATGACGCCTGTTCATGTCAAGGATGTGTGGTTCATGGAAATAGCAAATATCAAATACCACTACCGACCCTGAAACAACAAGTAACTGATACTACCAACCCATTTGAGAATGAggaaaaatttatcttcAATTCAATGCCACAGACAGATAAATCggatttatttttcaacactATTTCAACAAGCTCCAATGTTCCTCCAGCAGATTCGTCTTCCGAATGTTCTTGTCCTCCGAATGCATGTGATTGTACCAATTGTGAAACTCACGGAATCTTAAACGGATTCCGATTAGATGATTATTTTAAGGATCAAAGTAAGTTAATGAACGTTTtagattttaatttttctgAATTGTTAGGTACAATTCCAGAACAACCTATTCCAACAGAGTTTATGCAACCGCCATCGGAAAATACGTTGCTAACATCTTTATCACTGGAAAATAGTTTTATTccaaaccaaacaaaaGAGTTGAGTACACAACCACCAATTCTTCCATTGGATGCACAGAATGTGTGCAATGAACTAGACCAATTGGAACCTTTAGTGCCACTGTTGCAACCGTGTGACAAGAAGGCAACAAAGTGGGTCAACAATCGAGATACGCTAGAAGATGTGTCTGACAATAGGGTGAAGTCATGTTGCTCAAAAAAGACCAAATAA
- a CDS encoding uncharacterized protein (Ortholog(s) have RNA polymerase II C-terminal domain phosphoserine binding, RNA polymerase II core binding, transcription factor activity, RNA polymerase II transcription factor binding, triplex DNA binding activity) has protein sequence MQEPTDISYYIGKESAESLNLLDVPVGGGQIVSIDLRNELSDDPSELIQFLTDQQTEKQYWIIAASGYAKLGKLKESLEFINAALKLDYFNENDKKSFESFIIWLLVKNVYLGIDKDNNLNLAKKEISKLNFKIQTDSETSTSISTSNLLSSAILYLYESKDDDAIDIFDRILRIDPNNCFALLGKAQSVLNKTKNYSHALKLYQQVLILNPLMKPDPRLGIGLCFWFLKDDKMAIQAWERSLQLDPTNVKSRIFLNLAKFHTTFTNSLSDEEFLDNYKNCLQELSKLKSLNANDTTVTLALCSYLFSKGDYNTVIKIVEKIVKGITGSDNLKKFSTFSRITKYESNALSQCATWLARIEFARGNFTQSSKYFQEAIKLNETNIVAKLGLGQSQYNRGSIEEASLTFESILRSNVKCLEVNYSLGVLYSKQNSRSKKELAIQVLERYIRLSNNRGLSSNEEEFVLNKEPVALNAYLILSQLYEAKGDMTQALTYLNKAVEARRQVEKDVPLEVYNNIGVFQFTKQNYDSALENFTTALGKLDGRDFKSPDGDTLVDLPQDLRTSLTYNLARTKEISNQKDALETYEQLLTECPHYFSAKLRILFLNCITEGITKEEIRDEIESLLDLNASDLEVRSFYGWFIKNFGKKLHMPSDADTKLQKDTLVEFDSHDCYALISLANIYCIMARDTKGADEKKKKYYLRAIELFTKVLSLDSKNVYAAQGLAITYIENKQLNKGLDILRKIRDSLNDISVYLNLGHVLCDLKQFGKAIENYELALTRYTDGKDAKILSFLGRVWYLRGNAESSLPYLKKALGYAQAALDAARSTSTAALAFNISFVQFQIADFITKQPVNERNIEDIESAIEGLNKAIDILTQLASDEEKHPPYPREELRGRANLGTSTLLSRLANALEETKENNAEIEEKIQKAKQIRLDEEQARLKEEEERLNKLKEKELEMSKQRMLLQEQAQKWAEENSASVGVSDNEEDDDKLFDEESAQKENKRKKGGSSKGKKGKGRKKKGNIIDDSEEEPEKNITDDSEDEANGNSNGKRKAADDAGGKKKKKPLSSEFIQDSEEELEDDDLFGDNDDDE, from the coding sequence ATGCAAGAACCAACTGACATCTCGTATTACATTGGGAAAGAATCTGCCGAATCTTTAAATTTGTTGGATGTTCCGGTTGGAGGTGGACAAATTGTTTCCATCGATTTGCGAAATGAATTATCGGATGACCCATCTGAATTAATTCAGTTTTTAACTGATCAACAAACTGAGAAACAGTACTGGATTATAGCAGCAAGTGGGTATGCAAAATTGGGGAAATTGAAAGAGCTGTTGGAATTCATCAATGCAGCTTTAAAATTGGATTattttaatgaaaatgataaaaagTCCTTTGAAAGTTTCATTATTTGGCTCTTAGTGAAAAATGTTTATTTGGGGATTGACAAGGATAACAACTTGAATCTTgctaaaaaagaaatatcaaaattaaattttaaaatccAAACTGACAGTGAAACAAGTACACTGATTAGTACATCAAATTTACTAAGTCTGGCAATTTTGTACTTGTACGAATCgaaagatgatgatgcCATAGACATATTTGACCGTATTTTAAGAATTGATCCAAACAACTGTTTTGCATTATTAGGGAAAGCTCAATCAGTATTGAATAAAACGAAAAACTATTCGCATGCATTGAAATTGTATCAGcaagttttgattttgaatccGTTAATGAAGCCAGACCCAAGATTAGGTATTGGATTgtgtttttggtttttaaAAGACGATAAAATGGCAATACAGGCATGGGAAAGAAGCTTACAATTAGACCCTACCAATGTGAAACTGAGAATATTCTTAAACCTAGCAAAATTTCATACCACATTTACTAATTCATTGagtgatgaagaatttttgGACAACtataaaaattgtttgcAAGAGTTAAGCAAGCTCAAGAGTTTGAATGCTAATGATACTACAGTGACTTTAGCATTGTGTTCATATTTATTCTCTAAAGGTGACTACAACACAGTGATAAAGATTGTGGAAAAAATTGTCAAGGGTATCACAGGATCTGACAATCTCAAAAAGTTTAGTACATTTTCCAGAATCACCAAATATGAATCGAATGCCTTATCTCAGTGTGCTACATGGTTAGCAAGAATAGAGTTTGCAAGAGGGAATTTTACACAATCTTCAAAGTACTTTCAAGAAGCGATAAAGTtaaatgaaacaaatattGTAGCCAAATTGGGATTGGGTCAGTCGCAATACAATCGTGGCTCAATTGAAGAGGCCAGCTTAACTTTTGAGAGTATTTTACGAAGCAACGTCAAATGCCTTGAAGTTAACTATTCTTTAGGTGTCTTGTATTCCAAGCAAAACTCAAGAAGTAAAAAAGAGTTGGCTATCCAGGTGTTAGAAAGGTACATACGATTATCAAACAACCGTGGCTTATCCTCGAATGAAGAAGAGTTTGTGTTGAACAAAGAACCAGTAGCTTTGAACGCATACTTGATTTTAAGTCAATTGTACGAGGCAAAGGGAGATATGACCCAGGCATTAACATACTTGAACAAAGCTGTTGAAGCAAGGAGACAAGTCGAAAAAGATGTTCCATTGGAAGTCTACAATAACATCGGTGTTTTCCAGTTTACCAAACAAAACTATGACAGTGCCCTTGAGAACTTTACGACTGCTTTAGGTAAATTGGATGGCCGTGATTTCAAGTCACCAGATGGTGATACGTTGGTTGATTTACCACAGGATTTGAGAACATCTTTAACCTACAATTTAGCTAGAACTAAAGAAATTTCGAACCAAAAAGATGCATTGGAGACATATGAACAATTACTTACAGAATGCCCTCATTATTTCTCGGCTAAATTGagaattttatttttgaattgtaTAACTGAGGGGATAACCAAAGAGGAGATTCGTGATGAGATTGAACTGCTTCTAGATCTAAATGCATCTGATTTGGAAGTGAGGTCGTTTTATGGATGGTTCATCAAAAACTTTGGTAAAAAGTTACACATGCCTTCAGATGCCGATACTAAATTACAGAAAGATACCTTAGTTGAGTTTGACCTGCATGATTGCTACGCATTGATATCTTTAGCTAACATTTATTGTATCATGGCCAGAGATACTAAGGGGGCAGAcgagaaaaagaagaaatattatCTCAGAGCCATTGAGCTTTTCACCAAAGTGTTGTCCTTGGACTCCAAAAATGTTTACGCTGCACAAGGTTTGGCGATTActtatattgaaaataagcAATTAAACAAAGGTTTGGATATTTTGAGAAAAATTAGAGATTCTTTAAACGATATTTCAGTTTACTTAAATTTAGGTCACGTATTGTGTGATTTAAAGCAATTTGGTAAGGCCATAGAAAATTATGAATTGGCTTTGACAAGATACACTGATGGGAAAGATGCCAAGATTTTGTCGTTCTTAGGACGTGTATGGTACTTGAGAGGGAACGCTGAACTGAGTTTGCCGTACTTGAAGAAAGCCTTGGGGTATGCACAAGCTGCATTAGATGCAGCTAGATCTACATCAACTGCGGCACTTGCATTCAACATTTCGTTTGTGCAGTTTCAGATTGCTGATTTTATAACCAAACAGCCAGTTAATGAGAGAAATATAGAGGATATTGAGAGTGCAATTGAAGGTTTGAATAAAGCCATAGATATTCTAACACAATTAGCATCGgatgaagaaaaacacCCACCTTATCCAAGAGAAGAGTTGAGAGGTAGAGCAAACTTGGGTACTAGTACCTTGTTGTCCAGATTAGCCAATGCGTTGGAAGAAACTAAAGAAAACAATGCTgaaatagaagaaaagaTCCAAAAGGCTAAACAGATCAGATTGGATGAAGAACAAGCCAGGTTgaaggaagaagaggaaaGATTGAATAAGTTGAAGGAGAAAGAGTTGGAGATGAGCAAACAAAGAATGCTCTTACAAGAACAAGCACAAAAATGGGCTGAAGAAAACAGTGCTAGTGTTGGCGTCAGCGATAATGAGGAAGATGACGATAAATTATTCGACGAAGAATCTGctcaaaaagaaaacaagagaaagaaaggaGGTAGTAGTAAGGGAAAGAAAGGCAAAGGcaggaaaaagaaaggaaatATCATTGATGATAGTGAAGAAGAGCCAGAGAAAAATATAACTGATGACTCTGAAGACGAAGCAAACGGAAACTCTAACGGCAAAAGAAAAGCAGCTGATGATGCTGGTGgtaagaaaaagaagaaaccaCTTTCATCAGAGTTTATACAAGATAGTGAAGAAGAGTTGGAAGACGATGACTTGTttggtgataatgatgatgatgagtaG
- the PSF3 gene encoding DNA replication protein (Putative GINS complex subunit; cell-cycle regulated periodic mRNA expression; Spider biofilm induced): MTTDYYDLDDILADSEKLTCKFNITVPGLGYLEGNPGKPIHEDTKLELPHWLSGILATVAIDEDSNINFLDLADPDIIKEKVINAIKTDPLAVDLHKLTPYYYSLILKWGNLYTDKTLIANVMNCLKARSLEIYNFSNNANKTLNNEFLYTLDEFERALFKSTSDSNKSMRKWLKTK; the protein is encoded by the coding sequence ATGACTACTGATTATTATGACCTAGATGATATACTAGCTGACTCAGAAAAACTTACTTGCAAATTCAATATAACTGTTCCTGGTTTAGGATATTTAGAAGGAAACCCAGGGAAACCTATACATGAAGATACCAAACTCGAGTTGCCACATTGGCTATCGGGAATATTGGCTACAGTGGCCATCGACGAAGAttcaaatatcaatttcCTAGACTTGGCTGATCCAGATATAATAAAGGAAAAAGTTATAAATGCCATAAAAACCGATCCATTAGCAGTTGATTTACACAAATTGACACCTTACTATTATAGTCTAATTTTAAAATGGGGGAACTTGTATACTGATAAAACCTTAATTGCCAACGTCATGAACTGTTTGAAAGCCAGAAGTTTGGaaatttacaattttaGTAATAATGCAAACAAAACTTTGAACAATGAGTTTCTTTATACTTTGGATGAGTTTGAAAGGGCATTGTTTAAACTGACTTCAGATAGTAACAAGTCCATGAGAAAATGGTTGAAAACTAAATAG
- the GLN4 gene encoding glutamine--tRNA ligase (Putative tRNA-Gln synthetase; genes encoding ribosomal subunits, translation factors, tRNA synthetases are downregulated upon phagocytosis by murine macrophage; protein present in exponential and stationary growth phase yeast cultures) has protein sequence MSTKTDISTEELVSLFSKAGFEEKKSAEIVKNKKVASALYNILGSNFPKTDDKKLSLLHQLAIHESKNGKVPNHDFIIDGIQKGDLKTALQVTEGIKYLQNNATVDKEKFDEASGVGIEITPEEAKVEISKYLDSIKTDLESKRYSILPKVLGEVKTQPSLKWAPPNLFKPILDEEFLARLGPKDERDVKKKEKKAKTPANAAATKKQDTGSEPERSMFSEGFLGDLHKPGEEPQMYPELLEEHKKFICDKVYTRFPPEPNGFLHIGHSKAIMVNFGYAQFNKGNCYLRFDDTNPEAEEEVYFNSIKEMVSWLGYKPWKITYSSDYFDELYELAIKLIKSDKAYICHCTPEEVKASRGLKEDGTLGGERVACKHRFQTVEHNLREFENMKNGKYNVGEATLRMKQDLNSPSPQMWDLVAYRVLNTPHHRTGDKWKIYPTYDFTHCLVDSFENITHSLCTTEFVLSRESYEWLCDALHVYRPAQREYGRLNLTGTIMSKRKIAKLVNEGYVRGWDDPRLYTLEGIKRRGVPPGAILSFINTLGVTTSTTNIQTVRFESAVRNYLDQTTPRLMMVLHPIEVVIDNLDESFSLDVEIPYKPGKDEKSMGYRKLTFSKHIYIDENDVRAEPADKEFYRLAPGQPVGLMRVPFNISFKSIEEKDGKKIVHVNYDEGVKAKPKTYIQWIPKDTAVHIKEVRIYNQLFKSENPSAHPEGYLKDINPDSEEVLRNAVVEENLKDIVAKSPMNIEIPGSAFNIKENKGNNTVRFQALREGYFCLDKDSKEDGLILNRIVSLKEDAAKK, from the coding sequence ATGTCAACAAAAACTGATATTTCTACTGAAGAATTGGTTTCCTTATTCAGTAAAGCTggatttgaagaaaaaaagtcTGCAGAGATAGTcaagaataaaaaagttGCCTCCGCTTTATATAATATTTTAGGCTCCAACTTCCCCAAAACTGatgataaaaaattatctttGTTACATCAATTGGCTATACATGAAAGTAAAAATGGAAAAGTACCAAATCATGACTTTATCATTGATGGAATTCAAAAAGGGGACTTGAAAACTGCTTTGCAAGTAACTGAAGGTATCAAGTATTTACAAAACAATGCAACAGTTGATaaggaaaaatttgatgaagCCAGTGGTGTAGGTATTGAGATTACTCCTGAAGAAGCCAAGGTAGAAATTTCAAAGTACCTTGACTCTATTAAAACTGATTTGGAGAGTAAAAGATATTCAATCTTACCTAAAGTTCTAGGTGAAGTGAAAACCCAGCCATCTTTGAAATGGGCACCACCTAACTTATTCAAACCAATTTTAGATGAAGAGTTTTTGGCCAGATTGGGTCCAAAAGATGAAAGAGATGttaaaaagaaggaaaaaaaagccAAGACACCAGCTAATGCAGCTGCCACCAAAAAGCAAGATACTGGTTCTGAACCTGAACGTTCTATGTTTTCTGAAGGGTTCCTTGGGGATTTGCATAAACCAGGTGAAGAACCTCAAATGTACCCTGAATTGTTAGAAGAGCATAAAAAGTTTATTTGTGATAAAGTCTACACCCGTTTCCCACCTGAACCAAATGGATTTTTGCACATTGGTCACTCTAAGGCCATTATGGTTAATTTTGGGTACGCTCAATTCAACAAGGGTAATTGTTACTTGAGGTTTGACGATACAAACCCTGAAGCTGAAGAGGAAGTCTATTTCAATTCCATCAAAGAAATGGTTTCTTGGTTGGGTTATAAGCCATGGAAGATCACCTATTCTTCCGACTATTTCGATGAATTGTACGAGTTGGCTATTAAGTTGATTAAATCAGACAAGGCATATATATGTCATTGTACTCCAGAAGAAGTGAAGGCTTCTCGTGGGTTGAAAGAAGATGGTACATTGGGAGGAGAAAGAGTCGCTTGTAAACACAGATTTCAAACTGTTGAACATAACTTGCGTGAGTTTGAAAACATGAAAAATGGGAAATACAACGTTGGTGAAGCCACATTAAGAATGAAACAAGATTTGAATTCTCCATCACCTCAAATGTGGGATTTGGTTGCCTACCGTGTTTTGAACACACCACATCACCGAACTGGTGATAAATGGAAGATTTACCCAACCTATGATTTTACGCATTGTTTGGTTGAttcttttgaaaacattaCCCATTCATTGTGTACCACCGAATTTGTCTTGTCTAGAGAATCGTATGAGTGGTTGTGTGATGCATTACATGTTTATAGACCAGCACAACGTGAATACGGTAGATTGAACTTAACTGGTACCATCATGTCCAAGAGAAAGATTGCTAAATTGGTCAATGAAGGTTATGTCAGAGGATGGGATGACCCAAGATTATACACATTAGAAGGTATCAAAAGAAGAGGTGTCCCTCCAGGTGCCATTTTGTCTTTCATAAACACCTTGGGAGTTACAACCTCGACAACAAATATCCAAACGGTGAGATTTGAAAGTGCCGTGCGTAACTACCTTGATCAAACAACTCCAAGATTGATGATGGTTTTGCACCCAATTGAGgttgttattgataatttggaTGAAAGCTTTAGTTTGGACGTTGAAATACCATACAAGCCAGGTAAAGATGAAAAGTCTATGGGATACCGTAAACTTACATTTTCCAAACATATTTacattgatgaaaatgatgttAGAGCTGAACCTGCCGATAAAGAGTTTTATAGATTGGCTCCGGGCCAACCAGTTGGTTTGATGAGAGTTCCTTTCAATATCagtttcaaatcaattgaagaaaaagatggAAAGAAAATCGTCCATGTTAACTATGACGAAGGTGTAAAAGCTAAACCAAAAACCTACATCCAATGGATTCCTAAAGACACTGCTGTTCATATTAAAGAAGTTAGAATCTacaatcaattgttcaaaagTGAAAACCCTTCTGCACATCCTGAAGGTTATTTGAAGGACATTAATCCTGATAGTGAAGAAGTTTTGCGTAATGCagttgttgaagaaaatcTTAAAGACATTGTGGCAAAATCTCCAATGAACATTGAAATTCCAGGAAGTGCATTCAAcattaaagaaaacaaaggTAATAATACTGTCAGATTCCAAGCATTAAGAGAAGGTTACTTTTGCTTGGACAAAGATTCCAAAGAAGATGGTTTGATTCTTAATAGAATTGTCAGCTTGAAAGAAGATGCTGCTAAAAAATGA
- the THG1 gene encoding tRNA guanylyltransferase (tRNA guanylyltransferase, with role in tRNA modification; catalyzes reverse (3'-5') nucleotide polymerization) gives MANSKYEYVKLFEKENYLLPDTYIIIRVDGKGFHKFSQFYEFEKPNDLKALQVMNSAAEKLMSKYSDVMLAYGDSDEYSFLLRKNCQLYERREMKLTTLFSSLMSTYYMYFWSQYFPDKPLHIDHLPNFDARAVLYPDFKHIRNYFSWRQVDCHINNLYNTTFWNLVLKLKMTPQQAEQRLMGTVASDKNEILFKECGVNYNNESEMYKKGTIIVREFENYETEDEAELSKRQVQRLEKKRKKAELKIYHVDIINDDSWWKSRPWLKD, from the coding sequence ATGGCCAATTCCAAATATGAATACGTCAagttatttgaaaaagagaattaTTTGTTACCAGATacatatataataataagagTCGATGGGAAAGGTTTCCACAAGTTCTCGCAGTTTTATGAGTTTGAGAAGCCCAATGATTTAAAGGCACTTCAAGTCATGAACCTGGCTGCAGAGAAATTAATGAGTAAATATAGTGATGTCATGCTAGCATATGGTGACTCTGATGAGTACTCGTTTTTGTTGCGTAAGAACTGTCAATTGTATGAAAGACGGGAAATGAAACTCACTACCTTATTTTCATCACTAATGTCAACCTACTATATGTATTTTTGGCTGCAATACTTTCCTGATAAGCCATTGCATATAGATCATTTGCCCAACTTTGATGCAAGAGCAGTGCTATATCCAGATTTCAAGCATATTAGAAACTATTTTAGCTGGAGACAGGTTGATTGtcatatcaacaatttgtaTAATACTACTTTTTGGAATTTAGTgttaaagttgaaaatgACACCTCAGCAAGCAGAGCAAAGACTCATGGGTACAGTAGCATCTGACAAGAATGAGATATTATTCAAAGAATGTGGGGTCAATTATAATAACGAGTCGGAAATGTACAAAAAGGGAACTATCATTGTGAGAGAGTTTGAGAATTATGAGACTGAAGACGAGGCAGAGTTATCCAAGAGACAAGTACAAAGgttagaaaagaaaagaaagaaggcTGAACTTAAAATCTATCATGTTGATATTATCAACGACGATTCTTGGTGGAAAAGTAGGCCATGGTTGAAGGATTAG